TGCTGAACTTTGCGATCGGCGGCCTGGCCTATCTGCTGCTGAGCAGGCTCAGCACCATGCGCGCGGTCGATAAGGCCACCGTCGCCGGCTACTACGGGTCGGACTCGGCAGGAACGTTCGCCACCTGCGTTGCGGTCCTGACCGCTGTCAACATCGCGTTCAACGCCTACATGCCGGTGATGCTCGCGGTCATGGAGATCCCGGGCTGCCTGGTCGCCCTCTACCTGGTGGCCCGCCTGCGGCACCGTGGACTGGACGCGGCGGGCTACATGCCCGACGAAGCCGGCTACACCCCGCCGGTCAGGGCCGCGATCGGCCCCGGCACTCCCGCCAAACCGGCACCCGGCCAGAGCCTGGATCAGGAGGCGCAGGCCGCGATCGATCTGGAGCGGGAACTCTCGATGGAGAAACTGGACCATCCAGACTGGGAGCCCGACCAGAGCCCGCCGCGGCCGCGGGCCAAGAGGATGCCGATCTTCTCTCGCGAACTGTTTCAGGAGGTGTTCCTCAACCCCGGACTGGTGCTGCTGATCGGTGGCATCGTCATCGGACTGATCAGTGGGATGCAGGGGCAGAAGGTCGTGGCCGACGACGACCGGTTCTTCGTCCTGGCCTTCCAGGGCGTGCTGTGCCTGTTCCTGCTGGAGATGGGCATGACGGCGTCACGCAAGCTGAAGGACCTGCGATCGGCCGGCCCCGGCTTCATCTTCTTCGGTCTGCTGGCGCCCAATCTCTTTGCCACGATTGGGATTGCGGTCGCCTGCAGCTACGCGTCGCTCACCCACACCGACTTCAAGCCCGGCACCTACGTGCTGTTCGCCGTGCTGTGCGGCGCCGCGTCGTATATCGCCGTCCCGGCGGTGCAGCGGCTGGCGATTCCCGAAGCCAGTCCGACGCTGCCGCTGGCCGCGTCCCTCGGCCTGACGTTCTCCTACAACGTCACCGTCGGGATTCCGCTCTACATCGAGATCGCCCGCCTCTTCGAGCAGTGGTTCGGCGTGTGACGTCCGTCAGTCCAGCAAGGTGCGCACGACCGCGTCGGCAAGCAGCCGGCCCCGGTCGCTGAGGACCAGGTGGTCGCCGTCAGACTCCAGCAACCCGTCGGCGACCACCTCCTCCGCGCGCGCCCGTTCGGCGGCACTGAGCCGGGCCAGCGGCAGACCCTGGCGCAACCGGATCTGCAGCAACACCTCTTCGGTGTGCAGGGCGTCGGCATCCAATTGCTCGAAACCGGCCACGGGTAACGCTCCGTCGGCGATTCTGGATCCATACGTGTTGGGGTGCTTGACATTCCACCATCGGAGGTCGCCGACGTGGCTGTGCGCACCGGGGCCGGCGCCCCACCACTGACCGCGGTCCCAGTAGCCCAGATTGTGCCGGCACTCACCGCCGGGACGGGCCCAGTTGGACACCTCGTACCAACCCATACCGGCGGCCGAGAGCCGGGCGTCGACCAACTCGTAGCGGTGCGCCAGCACGTCGTCGTCCGGCGGCTCGAGCTCACCGCTGCGGACCCGCCTGGCCATCGCGGTGCCGTCCTCGACCACCAGCGCATAGGCCGACACGTGGTCGACGCCCGTCTCGACCGCCGTGTCCACCGAGCGCAGCAGGTCGTCGTCGGATTCTCCGGGGGTGCCGTAGATCAGGTCCAGGCTGACGTGCTCGAAACCCAGCGCCAGCGCCTCCCGGGCGGCCGCGGCCGAGCGGTTGGGCGTATGCACCCGGTCCAGCACGCCCAGCAACCGGGGCACCACCGACTGCATGCCCAGTGACACCCGCGTGTATCCGGCCTCCCGGATCTC
This genomic stretch from Mycobacterium paragordonae harbors:
- a CDS encoding sodium-dependent bicarbonate transport family permease, encoding MLHEFWDNFTHNLFKPLLLFFYFGFLIPILKVRFEFPYVIYQGLTMYLLLAIGWHGGEELAKINASSIGVIVGFMVLGFVLNFAIGGLAYLLLSRLSTMRAVDKATVAGYYGSDSAGTFATCVAVLTAVNIAFNAYMPVMLAVMEIPGCLVALYLVARLRHRGLDAAGYMPDEAGYTPPVRAAIGPGTPAKPAPGQSLDQEAQAAIDLERELSMEKLDHPDWEPDQSPPRPRAKRMPIFSRELFQEVFLNPGLVLLIGGIVIGLISGMQGQKVVADDDRFFVLAFQGVLCLFLLEMGMTASRKLKDLRSAGPGFIFFGLLAPNLFATIGIAVACSYASLTHTDFKPGTYVLFAVLCGAASYIAVPAVQRLAIPEASPTLPLAASLGLTFSYNVTVGIPLYIEIARLFEQWFGV
- the hemW gene encoding radical SAM family heme chaperone HemW, which codes for MAPVEVPVELPAIQPTPGRPFGLYVHVPFCITRCGYCDFNTYTPAELGGVNPDAWLTALRTELERAAVRLGGPTVDTVFVGGGTPSLLGGARLTTLLGMVRDHFTLAPDAEITTEANPESTWPEFFEEIREAGYTRVSLGMQSVVPRLLGVLDRVHTPNRSAAAAREALALGFEHVSLDLIYGTPGESDDDLLRSVDTAVETGVDHVSAYALVVEDGTAMARRVRSGELEPPDDDVLAHRYELVDARLSAAGMGWYEVSNWARPGGECRHNLGYWDRGQWWGAGPGAHSHVGDLRWWNVKHPNTYGSRIADGALPVAGFEQLDADALHTEEVLLQIRLRQGLPLARLSAAERARAEEVVADGLLESDGDHLVLSDRGRLLADAVVRTLLD